In one Prosthecochloris aestuarii DSM 271 genomic region, the following are encoded:
- the drmB gene encoding DUF1998 domain-containing protein has translation MDNELIPIRLSHLLAHSGVGAVVRGVNGLVVVQDTRQWMDRQGLSAGKLIPYVERVRAALCIEEQLREPPVAKAMANGRLDGACLPAMRFPSWMRCPSCGSMYRWPWKKDQPDHAPHCNHQDCKLHPKLEQVTWVLAHPSGYLADVPWHFLLHKDAREPTQRNCKVKDQLRLIERGYEERILRCGACRAETRFRGSERVDFGQGPMQPWTKDDMVPPIEAGKEGEKDLAQVLVINDTRVYLPRAESVLVIPPESRVRKGTVVDRLYRNSGDRSRIDSARTPLARKGIMRMLATEYRCKPNDIETALADLARGYPLYGENLTPGQLRESEFKAFLEVLPDQREDEDLVTRNRSDEWRELGMAVDLSIDEQKIVHAVRHLVRVDRLKAVKVFKGFTRLGGEEIVPPDIVGESDWLPALELHGEGIFLALEENRLKEWEQTPAVVLRLNRLLPRFTQSGRDAPNPLTTRFMLLHTLSHLLMRQIESEGGYPAASLIERIYCANAPEPMAGILIHVAVPDIAGSLGGLAELSEPQRFLGILIRAIEHSRWCSLDPVCSEHEGQGPGLLNRAACHACTLVPEPACEYGNTLLDRGFVKGDAANGLPSFFGVT, from the coding sequence ATGGATAATGAATTGATTCCTATACGCCTGTCGCACTTGCTCGCCCATAGTGGCGTCGGAGCAGTCGTGCGAGGGGTAAATGGATTGGTGGTCGTTCAGGACACCCGACAATGGATGGATCGTCAAGGCCTCTCCGCCGGTAAGCTGATTCCGTATGTGGAGCGCGTGCGTGCCGCGCTGTGTATTGAAGAGCAACTGCGTGAGCCTCCTGTGGCGAAAGCGATGGCGAATGGACGGTTAGATGGTGCTTGTTTACCGGCGATGCGATTCCCCTCCTGGATGCGCTGTCCGTCCTGTGGCTCCATGTATCGGTGGCCGTGGAAGAAAGATCAACCCGATCACGCCCCTCATTGCAATCATCAAGATTGTAAGCTTCACCCGAAACTGGAGCAGGTGACCTGGGTGCTCGCGCATCCGTCAGGGTACCTTGCCGATGTACCGTGGCATTTTCTCTTGCATAAGGATGCGCGTGAACCTACACAGCGCAACTGCAAAGTAAAAGATCAATTACGGTTGATTGAGCGCGGCTATGAAGAACGCATTTTACGGTGCGGCGCTTGCCGTGCTGAAACTCGCTTTCGTGGCTCTGAACGAGTGGACTTTGGTCAGGGCCCGATGCAGCCATGGACTAAAGACGATATGGTTCCGCCAATAGAGGCCGGAAAAGAAGGTGAAAAAGACCTCGCGCAGGTGCTGGTAATCAATGATACCCGGGTTTACCTGCCAAGAGCTGAATCCGTTTTGGTGATTCCACCGGAATCCCGTGTGCGCAAGGGAACCGTTGTGGATCGATTGTATCGCAACTCCGGTGATCGTAGTCGCATAGACAGTGCACGAACGCCATTGGCGAGAAAAGGCATCATGCGGATGCTGGCGACAGAGTATCGCTGTAAGCCCAACGATATCGAAACCGCATTGGCTGATCTTGCCCGCGGCTATCCCTTGTATGGCGAGAACCTTACACCCGGGCAATTGCGGGAAAGTGAGTTTAAGGCGTTTCTGGAGGTGCTGCCCGACCAGCGCGAAGACGAAGATCTGGTGACTCGCAACAGAAGTGATGAATGGCGTGAACTGGGGATGGCGGTCGACCTGAGCATAGATGAACAGAAAATTGTCCACGCCGTACGTCACCTTGTCCGCGTGGACCGCCTCAAAGCGGTGAAGGTATTCAAGGGCTTTACCCGCCTGGGAGGAGAGGAAATAGTACCACCGGACATCGTAGGGGAATCCGATTGGTTGCCGGCTCTTGAGTTGCACGGAGAGGGCATTTTCCTTGCGCTTGAAGAGAATCGGCTCAAGGAGTGGGAGCAAACACCAGCGGTTGTTTTGCGACTGAATCGACTTCTTCCCCGATTTACCCAATCTGGTCGCGATGCCCCCAATCCATTGACCACACGCTTCATGTTGTTACACACCCTGTCACACCTGCTGATGCGGCAAATCGAGTCCGAGGGCGGTTATCCGGCGGCATCGTTAATCGAGCGAATCTACTGTGCCAATGCACCGGAGCCCATGGCTGGTATTCTTATCCATGTCGCTGTTCCCGACATCGCTGGTTCACTGGGTGGTCTGGCTGAATTAAGTGAACCCCAGCGCTTCCTTGGTATCCTGATTCGAGCAATTGAACATTCACGTTGGTGTTCGCTTGATCCGGTTTGCAGTGAGCATGAGGGTCAAGGACCGGGTTTGCTGAATCGAGCTGCCTGCCATGCCTGTACTCTGGTACCCGAGCCTGCCTGCGAATACGGCAATACTTTGCTGGACCGCGGCTTCGTCAAGGGTGATGCCGCCAACGGGCTGCCTTCATTTTTTGGAGTAACTTAA
- a CDS encoding ATP-binding domain-containing protein, whose amino-acid sequence MPIDRTRRFTLPGIHELNKDQDEALALPLEGQHLIIGGPGTGKSVVALLRARRLSEKDKTYQTLVYNHLLNHSNRHLFGSEQSFSAKTWETWFRDIYKYFLKSVPTLEPDYPGGYRPIDWNAVELEVQSLGNIPDQSDKFIVIDEGQDMPPAFYQTLAHLGFENFYVAADQNQQIHPDKCSSRQDIENSLAIEAGDTLELKTNYRNTRPIALFAQHFYPADQASPKPDLPDFQPAAATPELWTYGTANTTTLASIANNILRLSDRNPRKLIGIITPDNKVRMKFNDALSLANPRLDNDKPSIQTFVSGQQQLPDFTQGGIMIINAQSCKGLEFDTVILADIDQHQPKSNPYVLKARFYVMVARAREQVIVLRTENTCRIVESLLPTDSANLIRKKQ is encoded by the coding sequence ATGCCTATTGATCGCACACGCCGATTCACACTTCCGGGAATCCATGAACTGAACAAGGATCAGGATGAGGCGCTGGCATTGCCATTGGAGGGGCAACACCTGATTATTGGTGGTCCCGGAACTGGTAAGTCAGTTGTTGCGCTGTTACGGGCGCGACGTCTCTCGGAGAAGGATAAGACTTACCAAACTCTCGTATACAATCACTTACTGAATCATTCAAACCGGCATTTGTTTGGTAGTGAACAGTCATTCTCGGCCAAAACCTGGGAGACCTGGTTTCGAGATATTTACAAATATTTTTTAAAATCCGTTCCGACACTTGAACCTGATTATCCTGGAGGATATCGGCCAATAGACTGGAATGCCGTCGAACTCGAGGTTCAGTCTTTGGGCAATATTCCAGATCAAAGCGATAAGTTTATCGTTATCGATGAGGGGCAGGATATGCCACCCGCCTTTTATCAAACGCTAGCCCATCTGGGCTTCGAGAATTTCTACGTGGCTGCCGACCAGAACCAGCAGATTCACCCCGACAAATGTAGCTCACGCCAAGACATCGAAAATTCGCTGGCTATTGAAGCTGGCGACACGCTGGAACTGAAGACCAACTACCGGAACACGCGCCCTATCGCGCTGTTCGCCCAGCACTTTTATCCAGCTGATCAGGCAAGTCCAAAACCAGACCTACCTGATTTTCAACCGGCTGCCGCGACGCCGGAGTTGTGGACTTATGGTACGGCAAATACAACGACATTGGCCTCGATTGCAAACAATATCCTCCGGTTAAGCGACCGTAATCCACGCAAACTCATTGGCATCATTACTCCCGACAATAAAGTACGGATGAAATTCAATGACGCGCTTAGTCTTGCCAATCCAAGGTTGGACAATGACAAACCTTCGATTCAGACATTTGTTTCCGGCCAGCAGCAGTTGCCGGATTTCACTCAGGGCGGCATCATGATCATAAATGCTCAGTCTTGTAAAGGTCTGGAGTTTGATACTGTCATCCTGGCTGATATCGACCAACATCAACCCAAATCTAATCCGTATGTGCTCAAGGCACGGTTTTATGTCATGGTAGCGCGTGCCCGAGAGCAGGTGATTGTGCTACGTACCGAGAACACTTGTCGAATCGTTGAAAGTCTGCTTCCCACTGATTCGGCTAACCTTATCAGGAAAAAGCAATGA
- a CDS encoding nuclease-related domain-containing DEAD/DEAH box helicase: MRMIPGKPLRTGSRAEMRVFDQLRAAFSMPDQNGWFALHSLNLPRHEYKRFGEIDFVICGPGGLFVLEVKGGGVSCHDGIWQTTNRYGETERLRESPFKQAEGALHGLQKKLPPFLSNIFMVGYGVVMPDVERIPDSAEWDRAVFADGRDFRQFEKWLEIFIRYWHAKDSRKTAGTPSQLKELRQYLRPDFEAIVPLHVSAHEVETRIARLTEDQLRLIDIVEVNHRVLCSGGAGTGKTMLALELAKRWIASGMKTALVCHSPWLKSFLERKAVPGLTVSLAKSIHITCRRIGIEKFDAMIVDEGQDILNMDALDHLNSCLYGGISKGRWCFFHDTNNQSGLCGSFVPDAYDHLESLRPVQVPLKTNCRNSLQILKRIQDDLNADVGNSGVGDGPAVREVVVSDADNAIQALEKELHYLMDGEGFDPGDIIILSPFPFTRSWTSSLSKGLRDSISVLDDASPRNMPRNSIGFAQIADFKGLESEVVILVDMLTPGHLDFRSLHYVGMSRARALLSLICICWDMTPEK; this comes from the coding sequence ATGAGGATGATTCCTGGCAAGCCGCTGCGCACCGGTAGTCGTGCAGAAATGCGTGTATTTGACCAGTTACGCGCGGCATTCTCCATGCCAGACCAGAATGGTTGGTTCGCCCTGCATTCACTTAACCTCCCACGCCACGAGTACAAGCGGTTTGGAGAGATCGACTTTGTTATATGCGGACCGGGAGGCCTTTTCGTGCTGGAGGTCAAAGGCGGTGGGGTTTCCTGCCATGATGGCATCTGGCAAACCACCAATCGATATGGTGAAACCGAACGGTTACGGGAGTCGCCCTTTAAACAAGCGGAGGGGGCGCTGCATGGTTTGCAAAAAAAGCTTCCCCCTTTTCTCTCCAACATCTTTATGGTCGGTTATGGCGTTGTCATGCCGGATGTAGAACGGATTCCCGATAGCGCAGAGTGGGATCGCGCCGTCTTCGCGGACGGTCGGGACTTCAGACAGTTCGAAAAGTGGCTGGAAATATTTATCCGATACTGGCATGCGAAAGATTCTCGAAAAACTGCCGGAACCCCTTCTCAGCTGAAAGAATTGCGGCAATACTTGCGGCCTGATTTCGAGGCTATTGTGCCATTGCACGTTTCTGCCCATGAGGTCGAAACGCGTATTGCACGATTGACAGAGGACCAGCTGAGGCTGATAGATATCGTTGAAGTCAACCATAGGGTGCTCTGCTCTGGCGGCGCCGGGACAGGGAAAACAATGTTGGCACTTGAATTGGCGAAACGTTGGATCGCGTCTGGAATGAAGACTGCTCTGGTCTGTCATTCACCTTGGCTCAAAAGCTTTCTGGAACGGAAAGCCGTGCCCGGGCTGACTGTAAGCCTGGCAAAGTCAATTCATATTACCTGCAGGCGTATCGGCATCGAGAAATTCGATGCAATGATCGTCGATGAAGGCCAGGATATTTTGAACATGGACGCTCTGGATCACCTCAACAGTTGTTTATATGGCGGTATAAGCAAAGGCCGTTGGTGTTTTTTTCACGACACAAACAATCAATCCGGTCTGTGTGGCTCTTTCGTACCCGATGCCTATGATCACTTGGAAAGTCTTCGGCCGGTGCAAGTCCCGCTGAAAACGAATTGCCGAAACTCACTGCAAATCCTGAAGCGGATACAAGATGATCTGAACGCTGATGTGGGTAATTCAGGGGTAGGTGATGGTCCTGCGGTACGTGAAGTTGTTGTCAGCGATGCAGACAATGCTATCCAAGCTCTGGAGAAAGAGCTGCATTATCTAATGGATGGCGAGGGATTCGATCCAGGTGACATCATCATACTTTCGCCGTTTCCGTTTACGCGATCTTGGACGTCTTCTCTATCCAAGGGTTTACGCGATTCAATCTCTGTTCTGGACGATGCCTCGCCTCGTAACATGCCCCGTAATTCTATAGGATTTGCGCAAATTGCTGATTTCAAAGGTCTTGAGAGCGAAGTGGTTATTCTTGTCGATATGCTTACACCAGGTCATCTCGACTTTCGTTCGCTTCACTATGTTGGGATGAGCAGGGCGCGTGCGCTGTTAAGTCTGATCTGTATCTGTTGGGATATGACACCAGAGAAGTGA
- a CDS encoding tetratricopeptide repeat protein has translation MYRRAGDQGRTAGPEHPDVATSLNNLAVLLEAQGKYAEAEPLYRSATHICEQSLGASHLIR, from the coding sequence CTGTATCGGCGCGCTGGAGATCAAGGAAGAACAGCTGGCCCGGAGCATCCGGATGTCGCGACGAGCCTGAACAATCTGGCGGTATTGCTTGAAGCCCAGGGCAAATACGCTGAAGCAGAGCCGCTGTACCGAAGCGCGACACACATTTGCGAGCAGTCATTAGGAGCATCGCACCTAATACGATGA
- a CDS encoding circularly permuted type 2 ATP-grasp protein → MSEFFGCYDADVDHFFDEVIAEEGTPRPHYDKLLERFAEFSADDIRARREIVNIFFRNQGITFTVYGVEEGIERIFPFDLIPRVIPSTEWSMIERGLEQRITALNLFLHDIYHDQKILKDKVVPPELVLGSEHFRREFVGVDPPRGVYIHVTGSDLIRGRDGRYMVLEDNLRTPSGASYMLQNRQAMKRAFPVLFDKYNVRPIENYPQELLRTLQEVAPSSGHDPNVMVLTPGIYNSAYFEHSFLARQMGVELTEGRDLVVNNNKVYTRTTNGLQRVDVIYRRIDDAFLDPLVFRQDSTLGVAGIINAYRKGNVTLANAIGTGVADDKVIYSFVPAIIKYYLGEDPLLDNVPTWLASKPDDLKYILEHLGSLVVKSANESGGYGMLVGPASTLREQEEFAERIVANPRNYIAQPTISLSRHPSFSHDTDLYGCHIDLRPYVLYGEKMTILPGGLTRVALKKGSLVVNSSQGGGSKDTWVVDE, encoded by the coding sequence ATGAGTGAATTCTTTGGATGTTATGATGCGGATGTTGATCACTTTTTTGATGAAGTGATTGCCGAAGAAGGAACCCCCAGACCTCATTACGACAAACTGCTTGAACGGTTTGCAGAGTTCTCGGCTGACGATATCAGGGCGCGGCGTGAAATTGTCAATATCTTTTTTCGTAATCAGGGGATCACGTTTACGGTCTATGGTGTCGAAGAGGGAATTGAACGTATTTTTCCGTTTGACCTCATACCAAGAGTTATTCCTTCCACAGAATGGTCCATGATAGAGCGGGGGCTTGAGCAGCGCATTACAGCACTCAACCTCTTTCTTCACGACATCTATCATGATCAGAAAATTCTCAAGGATAAGGTCGTTCCGCCAGAGCTGGTGCTCGGCAGTGAGCACTTCAGAAGGGAGTTCGTTGGTGTTGATCCACCCAGGGGGGTGTATATTCACGTCACAGGAAGCGATCTCATTCGTGGCAGAGATGGCCGATATATGGTTCTTGAAGACAATTTGCGAACACCGAGCGGTGCATCCTATATGCTTCAGAACCGGCAGGCAATGAAACGTGCTTTTCCGGTGCTCTTTGACAAGTATAATGTTCGCCCGATTGAGAATTATCCTCAGGAATTGCTACGGACCTTGCAGGAGGTTGCACCGTCATCCGGCCATGATCCGAACGTCATGGTGCTGACTCCGGGGATCTATAATTCCGCATATTTCGAGCACAGCTTTCTTGCTCGTCAGATGGGCGTTGAACTCACCGAGGGGCGTGATCTTGTTGTCAACAATAACAAGGTCTACACCCGGACAACAAACGGGCTGCAGCGAGTCGATGTTATTTACCGCAGAATCGATGATGCGTTTCTTGATCCCCTGGTTTTCCGTCAGGATTCGACTCTTGGTGTTGCCGGGATTATCAATGCGTACCGTAAGGGCAATGTGACGCTTGCTAATGCCATTGGCACCGGCGTTGCTGACGATAAAGTGATTTACAGTTTTGTTCCAGCTATCATCAAGTACTATCTCGGCGAGGATCCGCTTCTTGACAATGTGCCGACCTGGCTTGCCAGCAAACCTGATGATCTGAAGTATATTCTCGAACACCTTGGGTCCCTCGTTGTCAAGTCGGCCAATGAGTCTGGAGGGTATGGCATGCTTGTCGGGCCGGCATCGACGCTCAGGGAACAGGAGGAATTTGCAGAGCGTATTGTTGCCAACCCACGAAATTATATTGCGCAGCCGACGATTTCTCTTTCCCGCCATCCGAGCTTTTCTCATGATACTGACCTTTACGGATGCCATATAGACTTGCGCCCCTATGTCCTCTACGGTGAGAAGATGACCATTCTTCCCGGGGGGCTGACACGCGTTGCGCTTAAGAAAGGATCGCTTGTGGTCAATTCATCTCAGGGTGGGGGGAGTAAGGATACCTGGGTCGTTGATGAATGA
- a CDS encoding alpha-E domain-containing protein yields MLSRVAESLFWMSRYFERAENTARFLDVNFNLLLDLNRIATLESSNCWIAPILVSSEKACFEGQYNEYSAQTVTDYLVFSRNNPNSIRSCISLARENARSVIESISSEMWEQINNLYHFLQSVTPQQVQGDPYSFYKEIKNASHLFQGITDNTFSRTEGWDFIQIGKYLERADNAARLIDVKYHMLNPENERALDPVHGSVEIIQWMAVLKSCSALEAFRKVYLSKIDPDNILRFLVLERTFPRSIAFSICSAQEALWAISGSTRNRYANNVDRLIGKMESELSYTSVEDMHYKGLHEYLKELENGLMRIGEQIHLLYFAYHTPKIEPSDLSDSLPFTGLGGGRAGWSQSQQQQ; encoded by the coding sequence ATGTTAAGCAGAGTTGCCGAATCGCTCTTCTGGATGAGCCGCTATTTTGAGAGAGCTGAAAATACTGCAAGGTTTCTCGATGTGAATTTCAACCTGTTGCTCGACTTGAACAGAATAGCCACTCTGGAGAGTTCGAACTGCTGGATTGCGCCGATTCTTGTAAGTTCGGAAAAAGCCTGTTTTGAGGGACAGTATAACGAGTACAGCGCTCAGACGGTTACCGATTACCTGGTATTCAGCAGAAACAATCCCAACTCCATCCGCTCGTGTATCTCTCTGGCAAGAGAAAATGCGCGAAGCGTTATTGAAAGCATTTCAAGCGAAATGTGGGAGCAGATCAACAATCTCTATCATTTTCTGCAGAGCGTGACCCCGCAACAGGTGCAGGGTGATCCATATTCCTTCTACAAGGAGATAAAAAACGCTTCGCATCTGTTTCAGGGAATTACCGACAATACATTTTCGAGAACAGAGGGATGGGATTTTATTCAGATCGGCAAATATCTTGAACGAGCCGACAATGCTGCGCGGCTTATCGATGTCAAATACCACATGCTGAACCCTGAAAATGAGAGGGCGCTGGATCCTGTGCATGGTTCGGTTGAGATTATTCAGTGGATGGCTGTCCTGAAAAGTTGCAGTGCCCTTGAAGCCTTCAGGAAGGTCTATCTTTCAAAGATCGATCCAGACAACATTCTTCGTTTTCTTGTCCTCGAACGTACCTTTCCCCGCAGTATTGCATTTTCAATATGTTCCGCGCAGGAGGCGCTCTGGGCTATTTCAGGAAGTACTCGAAACCGGTATGCCAACAATGTCGATCGCCTGATCGGAAAAATGGAATCGGAACTCAGCTATACTTCTGTCGAGGATATGCACTACAAGGGGCTTCATGAGTATCTGAAAGAATTGGAGAATGGCCTGATGAGAATCGGCGAGCAGATTCATCTTCTTTATTTTGCTTATCACACGCCAAAAATCGAGCCCTCCGATCTTTCCGATTCCCTGCCTTTTACCGGGCTTGGCGGCGGTCGTGCCGGCTGGAGCCAGTCGCAGCAGCAACAGTAA
- a CDS encoding transglutaminase family protein has translation MILKVEHTTLFQYDAPIYETATEVRLHPASVMGGQQCVNFNLELQPEASFFDYTDFYGNKVHHFNILQSHRDVEIVATSVVETAPPANKESLCENEIYLMDFSGQSRYVHFDPALTRFADEFRECNNALEQATAVCRHINTIFEYEPGVTDVHSTSAVVIALGRGVCQDFAHVMIAVCRNLGIPARYVSGYLYGGGSTPDGQDEASHAWCEVFCGPQYGWRGFDPTHKTLFVDERYIKIGSGRDYADVPPVRGTWKGVASEQLSVSVRVSSLE, from the coding sequence ATGATACTCAAGGTTGAGCATACCACATTGTTTCAATACGATGCTCCTATCTATGAAACGGCGACCGAGGTTCGTCTCCATCCTGCCAGTGTTATGGGCGGGCAGCAATGCGTGAATTTCAATCTTGAGCTTCAGCCTGAAGCTTCATTTTTTGATTATACCGATTTCTATGGCAATAAGGTGCACCATTTCAATATTCTGCAGAGTCACAGGGACGTTGAAATCGTTGCGACGTCGGTTGTCGAAACCGCTCCTCCGGCCAATAAAGAGAGTCTTTGTGAAAATGAGATCTATCTGATGGATTTCAGCGGTCAGAGTCGCTATGTCCATTTTGATCCTGCGCTGACAAGATTTGCCGATGAGTTCAGGGAGTGTAACAATGCCCTGGAGCAGGCTACGGCAGTATGCCGGCATATTAACACCATATTCGAGTATGAGCCAGGCGTTACCGATGTGCATAGCACAAGCGCGGTTGTTATTGCTCTGGGTCGAGGCGTTTGTCAGGATTTCGCCCATGTGATGATTGCCGTTTGCCGAAATCTTGGTATTCCGGCCCGCTATGTCAGCGGTTACCTCTATGGTGGCGGCAGTACACCTGACGGTCAGGACGAGGCAAGTCATGCATGGTGCGAAGTATTTTGCGGGCCACAATACGGGTGGAGAGGCTTTGACCCGACCCACAAGACACTGTTTGTGGATGAGCGCTATATTAAGATCGGTTCGGGACGCGATTACGCCGATGTTCCTCCTGTCCGGGGAACATGGAAAGGCGTTGCTTCGGAGCAACTGAGTGTTTCAGTTCGGGTCAGTTCACTTGAATAA
- the acpS gene encoding holo-ACP synthase: MMVTGGFIDGRKEVGIDIVSVDRIRKSCERYGEQYLKRILTENEISCCRKKADMMQSVAARFAAKEALSKALGRGYWQDLWLA; encoded by the coding sequence ATGATGGTGACAGGTGGGTTTATTGACGGGAGAAAAGAGGTCGGCATTGATATTGTGTCGGTTGATCGAATCAGGAAGTCCTGTGAACGGTATGGAGAACAGTACCTGAAAAGGATTCTTACCGAGAACGAGATTTCGTGCTGCCGGAAAAAAGCGGACATGATGCAGAGTGTTGCCGCCCGGTTTGCTGCCAAGGAGGCACTCTCCAAAGCGCTTGGCAGAGGGTATTGGCAAGATCTTTGGCTGGCATAG
- the pfkA gene encoding 6-phosphofructokinase: MTPATENGLRRKPILRKIGVFTSGGDAPGMNAAIRAVTRAAIANKLKVTGIRRGYQGMIEGDFIPLRSSDVSGIIQLGGTILRTARSKEFRTPEGREKAWQQLQNAGIDAVVVIGGDGSFTGALTMSQEYNISFVGIPGTIDNDIYGTDYTIGYETALNSVVCAVDKIRDTAVSHGRIFMVEVMGREAGLLALNSGIACGAEVILIPESKEQHDALKRFLDKGYKRKERSGIVIVAEGDEPGGALKLAENVRCEHPELDVRVSILGHIQRGGSPTANDRINATRMGVAAVDALLDDQKSIMIGIDNGRIVQVPFNKAVKLNHSFDRELLEIQKMLNI, from the coding sequence ATGACACCTGCAACAGAGAACGGATTACGCAGAAAACCAATACTACGAAAAATAGGAGTATTTACTTCTGGCGGGGATGCTCCCGGTATGAATGCCGCTATCCGCGCGGTCACTCGTGCGGCAATCGCGAACAAGCTGAAAGTCACCGGAATTCGCCGGGGATACCAGGGAATGATCGAGGGCGATTTTATTCCGTTGCGCTCATCGGATGTCAGCGGCATCATCCAGCTGGGAGGAACAATTCTCAGAACGGCACGGAGCAAGGAGTTCAGAACTCCCGAAGGCCGGGAAAAAGCCTGGCAGCAGTTGCAGAACGCGGGCATAGACGCTGTTGTTGTGATCGGTGGCGACGGCTCTTTTACCGGTGCGCTGACAATGTCTCAGGAGTACAATATATCGTTCGTAGGTATTCCGGGCACCATCGACAACGACATATACGGGACGGACTATACCATCGGATATGAAACGGCATTGAACTCCGTTGTGTGCGCGGTCGACAAAATCAGGGATACGGCAGTATCACACGGCAGGATTTTCATGGTTGAGGTGATGGGCCGGGAAGCAGGCCTGCTTGCCCTGAACAGCGGCATTGCCTGCGGGGCGGAAGTCATTCTGATTCCTGAATCGAAAGAGCAGCATGATGCGTTGAAGCGGTTTCTCGACAAGGGCTATAAGCGCAAGGAGCGAAGCGGCATAGTTATCGTTGCCGAAGGGGATGAACCGGGAGGAGCGTTGAAACTTGCCGAAAACGTGCGCTGTGAGCATCCCGAACTTGATGTTCGCGTTTCGATCCTGGGCCATATTCAGCGAGGAGGAAGCCCGACGGCAAACGACCGCATCAATGCGACGAGAATGGGAGTTGCTGCTGTCGATGCCCTGCTCGACGATCAGAAAAGCATCATGATCGGGATTGACAACGGAAGGATCGTGCAGGTCCCGTTCAACAAGGCCGTCAAGCTGAATCACAGTTTCGACAGGGAATTACTGGAGATACAGAAAATGCTCAACATCTGA